From Panicum hallii strain FIL2 chromosome 2, PHallii_v3.1, whole genome shotgun sequence, a single genomic window includes:
- the LOC112879486 gene encoding kinesin-like protein KIN-12E isoform X1 — MAAPGASAGGRRASASRPRRAAAVESNENDDLAAAPSSSSSALAHPAASVPHFSLPPRSPLAAIADPGRNPRSAPVTPKSLAGTPRACAAGTGARDRISSVGTARRVFDLRDVAAPEVPLEVPHFELDEDPAFWKDRNVQVLIRIRPISDAENATHGHKRCLLQDSSKTLSWTGPPETMFTFDHVACETISQEKLFRVVGLPMVENCMSGYNGCLFAYGQTGSGKTYTMMGELAKLGSELSKDAGLTPRIFEYLFARINEEEERRREEKLKYICKCSFLEIYNEQITDLLEPSSTNLQIREDIKKGVYVENLMECYVSSVKDVMLLLLQGVANRKMAATNMNSESSRSHSVFTCVIESRWESDSMTHLRFGRLNLVDLAGSERQKSSGAEGERLKEAANINRSLSTLGLVIMTLVDVANGRNRHVPYRDSRLTFLLQDSLGGNSKTTIVANVSPSICSSSETLSTLKFAQRAKLIQNNAKVNEDASGDIMTLQRQIEELKDQLTCLKKQQSCPGSPSLQLLDSDIANEFKTLCGIDDQPYCDLNILKQKVSHLEDVLVGSLRREKSAETKIGKLEAEIQHLNRLVNLMESDAQRLRRRLELRGEKQRLHSMDENAALSQEVQLLQEQINENPQLTHFALENKRLIEELTTLQNFYKQGEREMLLTEISLLRNHFLHILEQKYTTAPKNVETQGDEIIKELDNCRKELDACLENNVLLAREVNKLRCELIQYQKPCTNQVAPEAKDNVVATSINLMQNDQAGQNFSYLSSNDVNKQFMNAGTMTNISESFQLESPYEIDSEDLESPSHLHDPETRDFRDPTTVSEYDGVLSPCFNFAMGSSHNLFDKNTVLNEANFLEKDGKHHVYEKAPEMGIHLHDETLLCQEIEMVNSGNHQSQDELEHLKRTNQELKEKLVIMAEESNRLSEIIVVKDVEIASLSEEWEAAIFDLTSFLTDGCRSLDDAYQNIDNMISSLPHSNSSVSEHVEKAMKVSIEKEKMIFKLQIELQAAQKIGREVKEKLHILRGATLAITEAQQLDNEESSQEELKLVGLLHQKDCIIQELKNNLKVEKCLSAEMAAGHSCDDPMLPDSSVDMIEDHPDDENRPTVSQADPDYQSKLDSVIHLVEDKSNKVLTLFSNFEAAQETMEEAELMLSALLKANEELKFERDNCRQAVELLLSEKTSLIGELKELEASSSCASQRYDKFHQQINDCVVEMAKLAAIIRGSFQQMQRVSTVELFALCSEIITFGQELKRCINESRSYIVDMVSLIEEKGIYTKQFWHLNANACGSACQHIESHCQCGSSKPDFSRSNYSTDYASLRREFDRKSNIAEGLSFDLKLLQESTSNAKDMKDKADEISTVLSNIQRELYIKTNAMENMLEKQKALEEELAENGAELTILRSELEQSQSLSSALLKENKDLRSMLDEETVKSSEIKVLLEDKDGVIKGLESQILLLNRSEVGQLMSDIEELNNSIKIMSSDKENLQAEILTLRDKLEMAMALSEENEAAAIEARQIAETSKIYAEEKEEEVKILERSVEELEGTITVLEEEVCNLKEEVRNYQLHKQSEDQLQAVDDMLAVEKASKCDAAEELCQGRCRLEKRLQAEILAHQDIRKKIEVITMEAKRKDVEIRQYKEHIAELVLHSEAQSLLYQEKYHELEQMVSRQKFSPHESSSETVHAKIEKPSGRARGSGSPFRCISSIVQQMNSEKDQEISVARQRIEELEGLVSGKQKEICLLTSRLAAVDTMTHDIIRELLGVKLDMTNYANLLDQEELQKLLIASQQQVEQSKAKGAELEVLKEELGHLILERDSLLDDMDQRKTDLLETQLLVEQLEQREQMLEAQIDMLQMEKDNLQQKIMEMDETIELILGSNQPDTKPRMGGNQHHGSSEFSRRLAQSDMLLSHARHEHSRSHATRSSRTHHGRHR; from the exons atggccgcgcccggcgccagcgccggcggccggcgcgcctccgcctcgcgcccccgccgcgccgcggcggTGGAGTCCAACGAGAAcgacgacctcgccgccgcgccctcctcctcttcctccgcgTTGGCACACCCCGCCGCCTCAGTCCCGCATTTCTCGCTGCCCCCGAGGTCGCCGCTCGCGGCCATCGCGGATCCCGGGCGGAACCCGCGGTCCGCGCCGGTGACGCCGAAGTCGCTGGCCGGCACACCCAGGGCCTGCGCGGCGGGCACTGGGGCCAGGGACCGGATCTCGTCGGTTGGGACGGCTAGGAGGGTGTTCGATCTGAGGGATGTCGCGGCGCCGGAGGTGCCCCTGGAGGTGCCGCACTTCGAGCTCGATGAGGATCCCGCGTTCTGGAAGGATCGCAATGTGCAG GTGTTGATACGAATAAGACCAATTAGTGATGCCGAGAATGCCACTCATGGTCACAAAAGATGCTTGCTGCAGGATAGCTCAAAGACATTGAGCTGGACAGGACCTCCTGAAACAATGTTCACCTTTGATCATGTTGCATGTGAAACAATATCACAG GAAAAGCTATTCAGAGTTGTGGGTCTGCCAATGGTGGAGAACTGCATGTCTGGATACAATGGCTGTTTGTTTGCCTATGGTCAG ACGGGAAGTGGAAAAACTTACACAATGATGGGAGAACTTGCCAAGTTGGGCAGTGAGCTTAGTAAGGATGCTGGCTTGACACCTCGCATCTTCGAATATCTATTTGCACGGATAAATGAG GAAGAAGAGCGCCGGAGAGAAGAAAAGCTTAAATATATCTGCAAATGCTCTTTTCTGGAGATTTACAATGAACAGATAACTGATCTACTCGAACCATCATCAACCAATCTTCAG ATCCGTGAAGATATAAAGAAAGGTGTATATGTTGAAAATCTTATGGAATGTTATGTGTCTTCTGTCAAAGATGTTATGTTGCTATTGCTTCAG GGGGTTGCAAACAGAAAAATGGCTGCAACAAATATGAATAGTGAGAGCAGCCGCTCGCATAGTGTCTTTACATGTGTAATTGAGAGCCGTTGGGAAAGTGATTCAATGACACACCTCCGTTTTGGGAGGTTGAATTTGGTTGATCTTGCTGGTTCTGAGAG GCAGAAAAGCTCAGGTGCTGAAGGAGAACGCTTGAAAGAAGCTGCAAACATTAATAGATCATTGTCGACCCTTGG GCTTGTTATCATGACTCTAGTGGATGTCGCAAATGGGAGAAACCGTCATGTTCCCTATAGAGATTCTAGGCTTACATTTCTCCTCCAG GATTCCTTAGGAGGGAACTCAAAAACGACAATTGTTGCAAATGTCAGCCCATCTATTTG TTCTTCCAGTGAGACACTGAGTACCTTGAAGTTTGCTCAACGTGCAAAGCTGATTCAAAATAAT GCAAAAGTAAATGAAGACGCTTCTGGAGATATTATGACTTTACAAAGGCAGATAGAGGAACTAAAG GATCAACTGACATGCTTGAAGAAGCAGCAAAGCTGTCCTGGATCACCTAGCTTGCAGCTGCTTGATTCAGACATTGCAAATGAATTCAAAACTTTGTGTGGAATAGATGATCAACCATACTGTGATCTGAATATCCTAAAGCAAAAG GTTAGTCATCTAGAAGATGTCTTGGTTGGGAGCCTCAGGAGAGAGAAATCAGCAGAGACCAAGATTGGGAAACTGGAAGCAGAAATACAGCATTTGAACCGTTTG GTCAACCTGATGGAATCTGATGCACAACGCTTGAGGAGGAGGCTTGAACTACGTGGTGAAAAACAAAGATTACACTCAATGGATGAAAATGCTGCATTGTCTCAGGAAGTTCAGCTATTGCAAGAACAAATCAATGAAAATCCTCAATTGACTCACTTTGCTTTGGAAAACAAGAGATTGATTGAGGAACTTACAAC GCTTCAAAACTTCTACAAGCAAGGGGAAAGAGAGATGTTATTGACAGAGATATCTCTCTTGCGCAATCAT TTCCTTCATATTCTTGAGCAGAAATACACAACAGCTCCAAAAAATGTAGAAACTCAG GGTGATGAGATCATCAAGGAGCTTGACAACTGCAGGAAGGAACTGGATGCATGCTTAGAAAACAATGTTCTGTTAGCTCG TGAAGTAAATAAGCTTCGCTGTGAACTGATACAATACCAGAAGCCTTGCACAAATCAA GTTGCTCCTGAGGCAAAGGATAATGTTGTGGCCACAAGCATCAATCTGATGCAAAAT GATCAAGCTGGACAGAATTTTTCGTATTTATCATCAAATGATGTTAACAAGCAGTTCATGAACGCAGGGACCATGACTAATATTTCAGAATCATTTCAACTTGAGTCACCTTATGAAATTGATAGCGAAGATCTGGAGTCACCTTCTCATTTGCATGATCCAGAAACACGTGATTTCAGGGATCCAACGACAGTGTCAGAGTATGATGGTGTATTGTCTCCATGCTTCAACTTTGCTATGGGGTCTTCGCATAATTTATTTGACAAAAACACTGTTCTAAATGAGGCAAATTTTCTAGAGAAAGATGGCAAACATCATGTCTATGAAAAAGCTCCAGAGATGGGTATACATTTACATGACGAGACTTTATTGTGTCAAGAGATTGAAATGGTGAACTCAGGGAATCATCAATCACAGGATGAGTTGGAGCACCTTAAAAGAACAAATCAAGAGCTCAAAGAGAAGCTAGTCATTATGGCTGAAGAAAGTAACAGGCTTTCAGAGATTATTGTTGTAAAAGATGTAGAAATTGCTTCTCTGTCTGAAGAATGGGAGGCTGCTATTTTTGATCTAACAAGCTTCTTAACAGATGGGTgtagatcactagatgatgcATATCAGAATATTGATAATATGATTAGCTCATTGCCTCACAGTAATAGTTCTGTAAGTGAACATGTGGAGAAGGCTATGAAGGTTAGCATTGAGAAGGAAAAGATGATCTTCAAACTTCAAATTGAATTACAGGCTGCGCAGAAAATTGGCAGGGAAGTGAAAGAAAAGTTGCACATTTTAAGAGGTGCAACTCTTGCAATTACTGAAGCTCAGCAGCTGGATAATGAAGAAAGCTCTCAGGAAGAACTGAAACTAGTAGGTTTATTGCACCAAAAGGATTGTATAATACAAGAACTAAAGAACAATTTGAAAGTGGAAAAATGTCTCTCTGCAGAAATGGCAGCAGGACATTCTTGTGATGACCCAATGTTGCCTGATAGTTCAGTTGACATGATTGAGGATCATCCTGATGATGAAAATCGACCAACTGTCAGTCAAGCTGATCCAGATTATCAG TCAAAGCTTGACAGTGTGATACATCTTGTTGAAGACAAATCAAATAAGGTTCTCactttattttcaaattttgAGGCGGCTCAAGAAACCATGGAAGAGGCTGAACTTATGCTTTCAGCTCTGTTGAAGGCCAATGAAGAATTGAAATTTGAAAGAGATAATTGCAGGCAAGCGGTGGAACTGTTATTGTCTGAGAAAACCTCTCTGATTGGTGAGTTGAAGGAACTTGAAGCATCAAGTTCTTGTGCATCACAGAGGTATGACAAATTCCATCAACAGATAAATGATTGTGTAGTAGAGATGGCAAAGCTTGCTGCTATAATAAGGGGGTCGTTTCAGCAAATGCAAAGGGTCTCTACAGTAGAACTCTTTGCTCTTTGCTCGGAGATTATTACTTTTGGCCAAGAATTGAAGAGATGTATAAATGAGTCAAGGTCATATATAGTTGACATGGTATCACTTATAGAAGAAAAAGGCATATATACAAAGCAGTTTTGGCACCTCAATGCAAATGCTTGTGGCTCTGCTTGTCAACACATAGAGTCGCATTGTCAATGCGGTAGCAGTAAACCCGACTTTTCTCGATCTAATTATAGCACAGATTATGCATCACTCAGAAGAGAGTTTGACAGGAAGAGTAATATTGCAGAAGGATTGTCTTTTGATCTAAAACTACTTCAAGAGTCTACCTCAAACGCGAAAGATATGAAAGATAAAGCTGATGAAATATCTACTGTGCTTAGCAACATTCAAAGAGAACTATATATAAAAACTAATGCAATGGAAAACATGTTGGAAAAGCAAAAGGCACTTGAGGAAGAACTGGCTGAAAATGGTGCTGAACTCACAATTTTAAGATCAGAGTTAGAGCAATCTCAAAGTTTATCATCGGCACTATTGAAGGAGAACAAAGATCTGAGATCGATGTTGGATGAGGAAACTGTGAAGAGTAGTGAAATAAAAGTGCTGTTGGAAGACAAAGATGGTGTCATAAAGGGATTGGAGAGCCAAATACTTTTGCTAAATCGTTCTGAAGTGGGGCAGTTGATGTCAGATATTGAAGAATTAAATAATAGCATTAAAATAATGAGTAGTGATAAGGAAAATCTCCAGGCAGAGATACTTACGTTAAGGGACAAGCTTGAGATGGCAATGGCTTTATCTGAGGAAAATGAAGCTGCTGCTATTGAAGCTCGTCAA ATTGCAGAGACTAGTAAAATCTATGCTGAAGAGAAAGAGGAGGAGGTTAAGATTCTTGAACGATCTGTTGAGGAACTTGAAGGAACAATAACTGTACTCGAGGAAGAG GTATGCAACCTTAAAGAGGAAGTAAGGAACTATCAACTACATAAACAATCTGAAGACCAATTACAAGCTGTTGATGACATGCTTGCTGTAGAAAAAGCATCAAAATGTGATGCTGCTGAGGAATTGTGTCAAGGGAGATGTCGTCTAGAAAA GAGATTGCAAGCTGAGATTCTTGCACATCAAGATATTAGAAAGAAGATCGAAGTTATCACGATGGAAGCAAAACGTAAAGATGTTGAG ATTAGGCAATACAAAGAGCATATTGCTGAGTTGGTCCTGCATTCAGAAGCACAATCTTTGTTGTATCAGGAGAAG TATCATGAATTGGAGCAAATGGTTTCTAGACAGAAGTTTAGTCCACATGAATCTAGTTCTGAGACTGTCCATGCCAAAATTGAAAAGCCTTCAGGGAGAGCAAGAGGATCTGGTTCGCCTTTCCGGTGCATATCTAGCATTGTTCAACAAATGAACTCTGAGAAGGATCAAGAAATCTCAGTGGCACGTCAACGTATTGAAGAACTAGAAGGGTTGGTTAGTGGTAAACAGAAAGAG ATATGCTTGCTGACATCGAGACTGGCCGCTGTGGATACCATGACGCATGATATTATAAGGGAACTACTTGGCGTCAAACTAGACATGACAAACTACGCT AATTTGCTTGACCAAGAAGAACTGCAGAAGTTGTTAATAGCATCTCAGCAACAAGTTGAACAATCAAAGGCAAAG GGTGCAGAACTCGAGGTGCTCAAAGAAGAACTTGGTCATCTCATTCTGGAAAGGGACAG CTTGCTTGATGACATGGACCAAAGGAAGACAGATCTATTGGAGACTCAACTGCTAGTTGAACAGCTTGAGCAGCGGGAGCAAATGTTGGAAGCACAGATAGACATGTTGCAG ATGGAGAAAGATAACCTTCAACAGAAGATCATGGAAATGGACGAGACCATCGAACTGATACTCGGATCAAACCAACCAGATACAAAGCCACGAATG GGTGGTAACCAGCATCATGGCAGCAGCGAGTTCAGCAGGAGGCTAGCCCAGTCGGACATGCTCCTCTCCCACGCGAGGCACGAACACTCTCGCAGCCACGCAACCAGAAGCTCGAGGACGCATCACGGCCGACATCGCTGA